A stretch of Paludisphaera borealis DNA encodes these proteins:
- a CDS encoding methylated-DNA--[protein]-cysteine S-methyltransferase: protein MSTSTHFAWHSSPIGDVLLTSRGGALTSLHMLGLRSETTISDDWIEGGTVLDAARAQLEAYFDGRARGFDLPMQTDGTPFQRRVWEELYKIPYSQTISYAELARRVGKDGAARAVGGANGRNPISIIVPCHRVIAADGTLGGYGGGLDRKLWLLQHEAETLGRDTPKSWTAPTASARRVRG, encoded by the coding sequence ATGAGCACGTCCACACATTTCGCCTGGCATTCGAGCCCTATCGGAGACGTCCTGCTGACCTCGCGCGGTGGAGCCCTGACCAGCCTCCACATGCTCGGCCTGCGATCCGAGACGACGATTTCGGACGACTGGATCGAAGGCGGAACCGTGCTCGACGCCGCCCGCGCGCAGCTCGAGGCGTATTTCGACGGCCGCGCGCGGGGCTTCGACCTGCCGATGCAGACCGACGGCACGCCGTTCCAGCGTCGGGTGTGGGAGGAGCTTTACAAGATCCCATACAGCCAGACGATCAGTTACGCCGAGCTGGCCCGGCGGGTCGGCAAGGATGGCGCAGCGCGAGCCGTGGGGGGCGCGAACGGCCGCAACCCGATCAGTATCATCGTCCCCTGCCACCGCGTAATCGCCGCCGACGGCACCCTCGGCGGTTACGGCGGCGGCCTCGACCGCAAGCTCTGGCTCCTCCAGCACGAAGCCGAAACCCTCGGCCGCGATACGCCGAAGTCGTGGACGGCCCCAACCGCCTCGGCGAGACGGGTTCGGGGATGA